In one Desulfoferula mesophila genomic region, the following are encoded:
- a CDS encoding protein-disulfide reductase DsbD domain-containing protein produces MRWLCVSLVCLALLAVAPNLQAADGPIVALQAKPQTVSAVPGGSLQLELVLTIAPKFHINGPSAGDAGLIPTEIALSAPKGLSFAAPVYPKAKEVRVQFADKPVEMYGGQVAVRLSGQVAKGMKPGVYPVTARVSYQACDDMVCHMPGAAELSFQVKVAPKP; encoded by the coding sequence ATGCGCTGGTTGTGCGTTTCGCTAGTTTGCCTGGCCCTGCTGGCCGTCGCCCCCAACCTTCAGGCCGCCGACGGGCCCATAGTTGCCCTGCAGGCCAAGCCCCAGACGGTGAGCGCCGTTCCCGGCGGGTCGCTGCAATTGGAGTTGGTGCTCACCATCGCGCCCAAGTTCCACATCAACGGGCCCTCCGCCGGGGACGCGGGCCTGATCCCCACCGAGATCGCGCTCAGCGCACCGAAAGGCCTCAGTTTCGCGGCGCCGGTCTATCCCAAGGCCAAGGAAGTGCGGGTGCAGTTCGCCGACAAGCCGGTGGAGATGTACGGCGGCCAGGTGGCCGTGCGTCTGAGCGGCCAGGTGGCCAAGGGGATGAAGCCGGGGGTGTACCCGGTAACGGCGCGGGTGTCCTATCAGGCCTGTGACGACATGGTCTGCCACATGCCCGGCGCGGCGGAGCTGTCTTTTCAAGTAAAGGTCGCCCCCAAGCCGTAG
- a CDS encoding DedA family protein, with translation MDLAAIQQAITEHGYWALFVGTFFEGETFFMLAGIAARKGLLNPYYVALVAMLGGFVGDQIFFALGRWRGAEVFTWSSSIARKAVEARRLIRRHAVLLILLSRFLIGLRMVIPLACGMAGIPAWRFVLLNFISALAWCLVFGGLGYLFGGIIFDHLDLLKGLQMVAVLVLAVLAISYVLMKIIKRRLMKGEDSD, from the coding sequence ATGGACCTTGCGGCCATACAACAAGCCATAACCGAGCACGGCTACTGGGCTCTGTTCGTGGGGACCTTTTTCGAGGGGGAGACCTTTTTCATGCTGGCGGGCATCGCCGCCCGCAAGGGGCTCTTGAACCCCTATTACGTGGCCCTGGTGGCCATGCTGGGCGGCTTCGTCGGCGACCAGATCTTTTTCGCCCTGGGGCGCTGGCGGGGGGCGGAGGTGTTCACCTGGTCCAGCTCCATCGCCCGCAAGGCGGTGGAGGCCCGGCGGCTCATCCGGCGTCACGCGGTGCTGTTGATCCTGCTGTCGCGCTTTTTGATCGGCCTGCGCATGGTCATACCCCTGGCCTGCGGCATGGCCGGCATACCGGCCTGGCGCTTCGTGCTGCTCAACTTCATTTCCGCCCTGGCCTGGTGCCTGGTCTTCGGCGGGCTAGGCTATCTGTTCGGGGGGATCATCTTCGACCACCTGGATCTGCTCAAGGGCCTGCAGATGGTGGCGGTGCTGGTGCTGGCCGTGCTGGCGATCAGCTACGTGCTGATGAAAATCATCAAGCGGCGGCTGATGAAGGGTGAGGATTCGGATTAG
- a CDS encoding STAS/SEC14 domain-containing protein: protein MFKVLEGGEGPVLAVEISGSYTVEDVKAFEKAAEARLAQGHPRLNILIKIDRMDWLKIKPQAFFQDAKYAMEHIKQMRHLAIVGDSKLEEVLVKLDNLIFGREKQELIEKYFDVSDLDQAWEFVRS from the coding sequence ATGTTCAAGGTGTTGGAGGGCGGCGAGGGCCCGGTCCTGGCCGTGGAGATCAGCGGCTCCTACACGGTGGAGGACGTCAAGGCGTTTGAAAAGGCCGCCGAGGCCCGGCTGGCCCAGGGTCATCCTCGCCTTAACATCCTAATCAAAATCGACCGCATGGATTGGCTGAAAATCAAGCCCCAGGCCTTCTTCCAGGACGCCAAATACGCCATGGAGCACATCAAGCAGATGCGCCACCTGGCCATCGTGGGCGACAGCAAGCTGGAAGAGGTGCTGGTCAAGCTGGACAACCTGATCTTCGGGCGCGAAAAACAGGAGTTGATCGAAAAGTATTTCGACGTGTCCGACCTGGATCAGGCCTGGGAGTTCGTGCGCTCCTAG
- a CDS encoding aminotransferase class V-fold PLP-dependent enzyme translates to MIYLDNSATTFPKPAEPLRRALEQYLQTGASPGRGGYDLAVEAEYEVEAVRRKVIRFFGGNEGWRVCFAYNATDALNTLIQGLTQEPCHVVSTRLEHNSVLRPLHHLAAQGRIALDLVPFNDQGYVEPEAVARALKPDTAFVMLNHASNVFGTVQPAAEIAALCREQGVELLLDASQSAGLHPIELEKWDVGGLAFTGHKSLLGPTGIGGLVLSPRVNPLPTRYGGTGVDSISLVHTMDYPHRLEAGTINLLGVLSLGHSLDYVTSPEHKQALARERELFALLRDGLAAIEGVELYHATGPGERLPLLSCNVRGMKAGDLAAVLDGDYEIAVRAGLHCAPLLHQDLGTSPYGSVRFSLGAFNTQADIEAALEAMTCIADVACRR, encoded by the coding sequence ATGATCTACCTGGACAACTCGGCGACCACCTTCCCCAAGCCGGCCGAACCCCTGCGCCGGGCCTTGGAGCAATATCTGCAAACCGGGGCCTCGCCGGGAAGGGGCGGCTACGACCTGGCCGTGGAGGCCGAGTACGAGGTGGAGGCGGTACGGCGAAAGGTGATCCGCTTTTTCGGCGGCAACGAGGGCTGGCGGGTCTGTTTTGCCTACAACGCCACCGACGCCCTGAACACCCTGATCCAGGGCCTGACCCAGGAGCCCTGCCACGTGGTGAGCACCCGCCTGGAGCACAACTCGGTGCTGCGGCCGCTGCACCACCTGGCGGCCCAGGGCCGCATTGCCCTGGACCTGGTGCCTTTCAACGACCAAGGCTACGTGGAGCCCGAGGCCGTGGCCCGGGCCCTGAAGCCCGATACCGCCTTCGTGATGCTCAACCACGCCTCCAACGTGTTTGGCACGGTGCAGCCCGCGGCCGAGATCGCCGCCCTGTGTCGGGAGCAGGGGGTGGAGCTGTTGTTGGACGCCTCCCAGAGCGCCGGCCTGCATCCCATCGAGCTGGAAAAATGGGACGTGGGCGGCCTGGCCTTCACCGGCCACAAGTCCCTGTTGGGCCCCACCGGCATCGGGGGATTGGTCCTAAGCCCCCGGGTCAATCCTCTGCCCACCCGCTACGGCGGCACGGGGGTGGATTCCATCAGCCTGGTCCACACCATGGACTACCCCCATCGCCTGGAGGCGGGAACCATCAATTTGTTGGGGGTGTTAAGCCTGGGCCACAGCTTGGACTACGTGACCTCGCCCGAGCATAAGCAGGCCTTGGCCCGCGAGCGCGAGCTTTTCGCCCTCCTGCGCGACGGCCTGGCGGCTATCGAAGGGGTGGAGCTTTACCACGCCACGGGCCCCGGCGAACGCCTGCCCCTTTTGAGCTGCAACGTGCGGGGCATGAAGGCCGGGGATCTGGCCGCGGTCCTGGACGGAGACTACGAGATAGCGGTGCGCGCGGGGCTGCACTGCGCCCCTCTGCTGCACCAGGACCTGGGCACCTCGCCCTATGGGTCGGTGCGCTTCAGCCTGGGAGCCTTCAACACGCAAGCCGACATCGAGGCCGCCCTGGAAGCCATGACCTGCATCGCCGACGTGGCCTGCCGGCGCTAG
- a CDS encoding TusE/DsrC/DsvC family sulfur relay protein yields the protein MDTGAGQDGATPQLGRHLRLLAGKEIAFDSEDFFWEFDDWSEAAVRELAKEAGLETMTEDHWKVIHFLRDFYAYNGRAPLNNKLKKGTGLSLLELEGLFPGGLKFGARRLAGLPNPKSCG from the coding sequence ATGGACACCGGTGCCGGCCAAGATGGAGCTACGCCCCAGCTTGGCCGGCACCTCCGTTTGCTGGCCGGCAAAGAAATAGCTTTTGACTCGGAAGATTTTTTTTGGGAGTTTGATGACTGGAGCGAGGCGGCGGTCCGGGAACTGGCCAAGGAGGCTGGTCTGGAAACCATGACCGAGGACCACTGGAAGGTGATCCACTTTTTGCGCGACTTTTACGCCTACAACGGCCGCGCCCCGCTGAACAACAAACTCAAAAAGGGCACCGGCCTGAGCCTGTTGGAGCTGGAAGGGCTGTTCCCCGGCGGCCTTAAATTCGGGGCTCGCCGCCTGGCCGGACTGCCCAACCCCAAGAGCTGCGGCTGA
- a CDS encoding molybdopterin-dependent oxidoreductase: protein MKKIGLTVNGRKHEFVVDDQTVLLDILRENLDLTGAKQSCDRKGQCGACTVLVDGKAVRSCLAKVAKLDGAEVITVEGLGTPDNPHLIQEAFVLAGAVQCGFCTPGMIMSAKALLEQTLTPSKEEIKKAFKHNLCRCTGYKKIIEAVELAGSFLRGEQKPEDLYPEADAPMLGTSHPRPSAMIKACGVARFGADYKFSGALELAVVRSTLPHATIKSIDTSEAAKMPGVAGFMTAKDIKGTNILKYLVADRPVLCAEVVRYIGDPIVAVAAQTHEQAVAAAAAIKVELDPLPVLANTDQAMAEGAPQLHDIIPNLCYEQPIKRGDADAAFTGSAAVVEGDFLTQFNHQAPLEPEVSLAYWEKDEDGEDKLVVVGRSINIHTHLGMIQEAVGFENMRYEEAYVGGQFGIKIDVITEGIAAAAAMHFKSAIRYVPSLAESMQASSKRHSFKMHTKMGAGADGKITAYANDITVDNGAYYSIGHVVVLRALWMIAGSYHMPTLDIKSRLAYTNNPWGSAARGAGPPQQIFAMESTVDMLARKLGKDPLEFRYQNFLQVGQAGATGQAVEQWPIFALIDAVRPHYERAMKEAKENSTDTIKRGVGVACGSFGIGGPGDASVVAVELDDDGGVSVFGAVADPGEGNDSMLTQLTCEVMGLTMDKVRLYTRSTDVTAASGPAAGSRITYMMGNALVDGLKQLKEAMAASGAKTGKELVEAGKARRYIGRKKNIEAKPLDPETGQGPNFETQVHAVQMAEVEVNTETGEVKVVKMTTAVDAGTAIHPQNLAGQLEGGMDMGVGYALREEYIAGKTNDWRSFKFPTMDTSFDMEVIILETPRTTGPLGAIGVGEMCMVPTAPAVLNAIDDAAGVRITTIPATPDKVKAALAAKA from the coding sequence ATGAAGAAGATTGGTTTGACGGTTAACGGACGCAAACACGAGTTTGTGGTCGATGACCAGACGGTATTATTGGATATTCTGCGGGAGAACTTGGACCTCACCGGGGCCAAGCAATCCTGCGACCGCAAGGGGCAATGCGGCGCCTGCACGGTCTTGGTCGACGGCAAAGCGGTGCGCTCCTGCCTGGCCAAGGTAGCCAAACTGGACGGCGCCGAGGTAATCACCGTGGAAGGCCTGGGCACCCCGGACAACCCCCATCTGATCCAAGAGGCTTTTGTGCTGGCCGGCGCCGTGCAGTGCGGTTTCTGCACCCCGGGCATGATCATGTCCGCCAAGGCGCTTTTGGAGCAGACTCTCACTCCCAGCAAAGAAGAGATCAAGAAAGCCTTCAAGCACAACCTGTGCCGCTGCACCGGCTACAAAAAGATCATCGAGGCAGTGGAATTGGCCGGCAGCTTCCTGCGCGGCGAGCAAAAGCCCGAGGATCTCTATCCCGAGGCCGACGCCCCCATGCTGGGCACCTCCCATCCCCGCCCCTCGGCCATGATCAAGGCCTGTGGCGTGGCCCGCTTTGGCGCGGATTACAAGTTTAGCGGCGCCTTGGAGTTGGCCGTGGTGCGCAGCACCCTGCCCCACGCCACGATCAAGAGCATCGACACCTCCGAGGCGGCCAAGATGCCCGGCGTGGCCGGTTTCATGACCGCCAAGGACATCAAGGGCACCAACATCCTCAAGTACCTGGTTGCCGACCGCCCGGTGCTCTGCGCTGAAGTGGTGCGCTACATCGGCGACCCCATCGTAGCGGTGGCCGCCCAGACCCACGAGCAGGCCGTGGCCGCGGCCGCGGCCATCAAGGTGGAATTGGACCCCCTTCCGGTGCTCGCCAACACCGATCAAGCCATGGCCGAGGGCGCGCCGCAGCTGCACGACATCATCCCCAACCTGTGCTATGAGCAGCCGATCAAAAGGGGCGACGCCGACGCGGCCTTCACGGGCTCGGCGGCCGTGGTGGAGGGTGATTTCCTCACTCAGTTCAACCACCAGGCCCCCTTGGAGCCAGAGGTTTCCCTGGCCTACTGGGAAAAGGACGAGGACGGCGAGGACAAGTTAGTGGTGGTGGGGCGCAGCATCAACATCCACACTCACCTGGGCATGATCCAGGAGGCGGTGGGTTTTGAGAACATGCGCTACGAAGAGGCCTACGTGGGCGGCCAATTCGGTATCAAGATCGACGTGATCACCGAAGGTATCGCGGCGGCGGCGGCCATGCATTTCAAGTCCGCTATCCGTTACGTGCCCTCCCTGGCCGAGTCCATGCAGGCGTCTTCCAAGCGCCACTCCTTCAAGATGCACACCAAGATGGGCGCGGGCGCCGACGGCAAGATCACCGCCTACGCCAACGATATCACCGTGGACAATGGCGCCTACTACTCCATCGGTCACGTGGTGGTCCTGCGCGCCCTGTGGATGATAGCCGGCTCCTATCACATGCCGACCCTGGATATCAAATCGCGCCTGGCCTACACCAATAATCCCTGGGGCAGCGCGGCCCGGGGCGCGGGGCCGCCGCAGCAGATCTTCGCCATGGAGTCCACCGTGGACATGCTGGCCCGCAAGCTGGGCAAGGACCCCCTGGAGTTCCGTTACCAGAACTTCCTGCAAGTCGGCCAGGCCGGAGCCACGGGGCAAGCGGTAGAGCAATGGCCCATATTCGCCCTGATTGACGCCGTGCGGCCCCACTATGAGCGGGCCATGAAAGAAGCCAAGGAAAATTCCACGGACACCATCAAACGTGGCGTGGGCGTGGCCTGCGGTTCCTTCGGCATCGGCGGCCCCGGCGACGCCTCGGTGGTGGCCGTTGAGTTGGACGATGACGGCGGCGTGAGCGTTTTCGGCGCCGTGGCCGACCCCGGCGAGGGCAACGACTCTATGCTCACCCAACTCACCTGCGAGGTGATGGGCCTGACCATGGACAAGGTGCGCCTGTACACCCGCAGCACCGACGTGACCGCGGCCTCGGGCCCGGCCGCCGGCAGCCGCATCACCTACATGATGGGTAACGCTCTGGTCGACGGCTTGAAGCAGCTCAAGGAGGCCATGGCCGCCAGCGGCGCCAAGACCGGCAAGGAGCTGGTGGAGGCGGGCAAGGCTCGCCGCTACATCGGCCGCAAGAAGAACATCGAGGCCAAGCCCCTGGATCCGGAGACCGGCCAGGGCCCCAACTTCGAGACCCAGGTGCACGCGGTGCAGATGGCCGAGGTGGAGGTCAACACCGAGACCGGCGAGGTCAAGGTGGTAAAGATGACCACCGCGGTGGACGCGGGTACGGCGATCCATCCCCAGAACCTGGCCGGCCAGCTGGAAGGCGGCATGGACATGGGCGTGGGCTACGCCTTGCGCGAGGAGTACATCGCGGGCAAGACCAACGACTGGCGCAGCTTCAAGTTCCCCACCATGGACACCTCCTTTGACATGGAAGTGATCATACTGGAGACCCCGCGCACCACCGGTCCCTTGGGGGCCATCGGCGTGGGCGAGATGTGCATGGTGCCCACCGCTCCGGCGGTGCTCAACGCCATCGACGACGCGGCCGGGGTGCGCATCACCACCATTCCGGCCACCCCGGATAAGGTCAAGGCCGCCCTGGCGGCCAAGGCCTAG
- the amrB gene encoding AmmeMemoRadiSam system protein B, with translation MSRAPAVAGRFYPGRPEELEASVRGYLGAAAEPEEALAVVCPHAGYMYSASVVGKVLGRVKVPRRVVVLGPNHQGLGQKAALMSRGSWQTPLGQVTLDAELGGEILSRNALVREDDLAHQYEHSLEVQVPFLQVLRPDLLLTPLCLSMLSYEQCEQLGHDLAEAVRAVGEPVLIVASTDMTHYESAQSAAAKDKLALQQILALNPQGLYNTVATKRISMCGFLPTTVALAAALGLGASQAELVAYTNSGEATGDYDQVVAYAGLIIK, from the coding sequence ATGTCGCGCGCACCGGCCGTGGCCGGCCGTTTCTATCCCGGCCGGCCCGAGGAATTGGAAGCCAGCGTGCGGGGCTATCTCGGCGCGGCGGCCGAGCCCGAGGAGGCCCTGGCCGTAGTTTGTCCCCATGCGGGATACATGTATTCCGCCTCGGTGGTGGGCAAGGTGCTGGGCCGGGTCAAGGTGCCCCGGCGGGTGGTGGTCCTGGGTCCCAACCACCAGGGCCTGGGGCAAAAGGCGGCCCTGATGAGCCGCGGCTCCTGGCAGACCCCCCTGGGCCAGGTGACGCTCGACGCCGAACTGGGCGGCGAGATATTGTCGCGCAACGCCCTGGTGCGCGAGGACGACCTGGCCCACCAGTACGAGCACTCCCTGGAGGTGCAGGTGCCCTTTCTCCAGGTGCTCAGGCCCGATCTGCTCCTGACCCCCCTGTGCCTGTCCATGCTCAGCTACGAGCAATGCGAGCAACTGGGCCACGACCTGGCCGAAGCGGTGCGGGCCGTGGGCGAGCCGGTGCTCATCGTGGCCAGCACCGACATGACCCACTATGAGTCGGCCCAAAGCGCCGCGGCCAAGGACAAGCTGGCCCTGCAACAGATACTGGCCCTGAACCCCCAGGGCCTGTATAACACCGTAGCCACCAAACGCATCAGCATGTGCGGCTTTTTGCCCACCACCGTGGCCCTGGCCGCGGCCCTGGGGCTGGGGGCCAGCCAGGCCGAGCTGGTGGCCTACACCAACAGCGGCGAGGCGACCGGGGATTATGACCAGGTGGTGGCCTACGCCGGGCTGATAATCAAGTAA
- the gltX gene encoding glutamate--tRNA ligase, with amino-acid sequence MDKATDNTPRVRTRFPPSPTGALHLGGARTALFNWLFARHHGGEFVLRLEDTDRQRSKQEHVEGILAAMDWLGLDYDEGPYYQTKRLERYREAIDQMLAKGRAYWCHCSPEELTKQREAAMAAGGKPMYDGTCREKNLGPAPGAVVRFKGPRTGATTFNDLVKGPITFDHKELDDLIILRSDGWPTYHLAVVVDDIDMGITHVIRGDDHVNNTPRQILLYQALDAELPQFAHVPMILGPDKTKLSKRHGATAVMDYRDMGYLPEAMLNALARLGWSHGDQEMFSRQELIDYFGLKAVGRSAAVFDTDRLLHLNQRYIQESGPARLAELLPPFLAARGIEEYNQATLLACLPELTPRAKTLVELADWAEPYLVDEPVMDPKAVKKFLGPAQVPVLERVAALVKAKGTGDPEALEAGVRDIAEQMELKLGGVAQPVRVALTGRTFSPGIFEVMAILGDERVKARLTRALGLAAK; translated from the coding sequence ATGGATAAGGCAACCGACAACACCCCCCGGGTACGCACCCGCTTCCCACCCTCGCCCACCGGGGCTCTGCACCTGGGCGGGGCTCGCACCGCCCTGTTCAACTGGCTATTCGCCCGTCACCACGGCGGTGAATTCGTCCTGCGCCTGGAGGACACCGACCGCCAGCGCTCCAAACAGGAGCACGTGGAAGGCATCCTGGCGGCCATGGACTGGCTGGGCCTGGACTATGACGAAGGCCCCTATTACCAGACCAAGCGCCTGGAGCGCTACCGCGAGGCCATCGACCAGATGCTGGCCAAGGGCCGGGCCTATTGGTGTCACTGTTCGCCCGAGGAGCTGACCAAGCAGCGCGAGGCGGCCATGGCCGCCGGCGGCAAGCCCATGTACGACGGCACCTGCCGCGAAAAAAACCTGGGGCCCGCCCCCGGCGCGGTGGTGCGCTTCAAGGGGCCGCGCACCGGAGCCACCACCTTCAACGACCTGGTCAAGGGCCCCATCACCTTTGACCACAAGGAGCTGGACGACCTTATCATCCTGCGCTCCGACGGCTGGCCCACCTATCACCTGGCCGTGGTGGTGGACGACATCGACATGGGCATCACCCACGTAATCCGGGGCGATGACCACGTGAACAACACCCCGCGCCAGATCCTGCTCTATCAGGCCCTGGACGCCGAGTTGCCCCAGTTCGCCCACGTACCCATGATCCTGGGCCCGGACAAGACCAAGCTCTCCAAGCGCCACGGAGCCACCGCGGTGATGGACTACCGGGACATGGGCTATCTGCCCGAGGCCATGCTCAACGCCCTGGCCCGCCTGGGCTGGTCCCACGGCGACCAGGAGATGTTCTCCCGCCAGGAGCTCATCGACTACTTCGGGCTCAAGGCGGTGGGGCGCAGCGCGGCGGTGTTCGACACCGACCGCCTGTTGCACCTGAACCAACGCTATATCCAGGAGAGCGGCCCCGCCCGCCTGGCCGAGCTGTTGCCGCCTTTTTTGGCCGCCCGGGGCATCGAAGAATACAACCAGGCCACGCTCCTGGCCTGCTTGCCCGAACTGACCCCCCGGGCCAAGACCCTGGTGGAGCTGGCCGATTGGGCCGAGCCCTACCTGGTGGACGAGCCGGTCATGGACCCCAAGGCCGTCAAAAAGTTCCTGGGCCCGGCTCAGGTGCCGGTGTTGGAGCGGGTGGCGGCCCTGGTTAAGGCCAAGGGCACCGGCGACCCCGAGGCGCTGGAAGCCGGCGTGCGCGATATCGCCGAGCAGATGGAGCTGAAGCTGGGCGGCGTGGCCCAGCCGGTGCGGGTGGCCCTGACCGGGCGCACCTTCAGCCCCGGCATTTTCGAGGTCATGGCCATCCTGGGAGACGAGCGGGTTAAGGCCAGGTTAACTAGGGCCTTGGGGCTGGCGGCAAAATAA
- a CDS encoding tyrosine-type recombinase/integrase, whose translation MPSKRQRNGKKLWVAQINRKDFRKEKIFEDRDQALAWELEVRRLLKIGIPTDSIERLLNAGVPPEEIEAVLSKEGIHSVSLHRWANDYLSSIHVTPKTLREKRDIFRLFFKFFDPVGVTTEIQAGDALDFLNSVFARKGGNEANKARKNLLAAWNWGVEYRDFPVKNPFKAVKKFPHDVEPHYVPLLEDFIKVLDVAEGQDKVILLTFLHTGGRKSEVYNLRWEDVDLDKDEPRIRLKTRKTKDGSLESVWLPMNDELRTALLAHRLTAGKSEWVFTVQEGKYAGQKFINRRTFPKNLCQKAGVTPFGHHGIRGLGATVLAHNNVSMKVAQQFLRHKNLSTTERYLRGIKDIRPHLKVLEGGKKTGTA comes from the coding sequence ATGCCCAGCAAGAGGCAGAGGAACGGCAAAAAGCTATGGGTCGCGCAGATCAACCGCAAGGATTTCAGGAAAGAGAAGATTTTCGAGGACAGGGACCAAGCACTGGCTTGGGAGTTGGAAGTCCGACGACTTCTGAAGATCGGCATCCCCACGGATTCGATCGAGAGACTCCTAAACGCCGGAGTACCCCCAGAAGAGATAGAAGCAGTCTTGAGCAAGGAGGGGATCCATTCGGTCTCCTTACATAGATGGGCTAATGACTATTTGTCTTCCATCCATGTTACGCCTAAGACTCTGCGCGAAAAACGCGACATATTTCGTCTTTTCTTCAAGTTTTTCGACCCAGTAGGGGTTACAACCGAAATCCAGGCTGGTGACGCGTTAGACTTCCTTAACTCAGTTTTCGCCCGCAAAGGAGGCAATGAGGCGAACAAGGCCCGAAAGAATCTACTGGCTGCTTGGAACTGGGGTGTCGAGTACAGAGACTTCCCGGTTAAAAACCCCTTCAAGGCAGTTAAAAAGTTTCCACATGACGTTGAGCCCCATTATGTGCCCCTCTTGGAGGACTTCATAAAGGTGCTTGATGTGGCGGAAGGCCAAGATAAAGTAATCCTTTTGACCTTTCTTCACACTGGTGGTCGCAAAAGTGAAGTCTATAACCTGCGCTGGGAAGATGTTGATTTGGACAAGGACGAGCCGCGAATTCGTCTTAAGACTAGGAAAACCAAGGATGGCTCCCTAGAATCGGTCTGGTTGCCTATGAACGATGAGTTGCGAACAGCGTTACTGGCCCATCGTCTAACGGCCGGTAAATCCGAGTGGGTATTTACTGTGCAAGAGGGCAAGTATGCTGGTCAAAAGTTCATCAATAGAAGGACCTTCCCAAAGAACCTATGCCAGAAGGCTGGAGTAACTCCCTTCGGGCACCATGGAATCAGGGGGCTGGGTGCGACCGTACTTGCTCACAACAATGTATCAATGAAGGTCGCGCAACAATTCCTCAGACACAAGAATCTGAGCACTACCGAGCGATATCTCCGAGGTATCAAAGACATCAGACCCCACCTGAAAGTCTTGGAAGGCGGCAAAAAAACTGGGACTGCCTGA